Proteins from a genomic interval of Tenacibaculum sp. SZ-18:
- a CDS encoding tyrosine-type recombinase/integrase, whose amino-acid sequence MNCNISLFLDTRRSKDNSSYPLKLRVYNKFNKKVKLYSLNIDLTEKEYQTVWLNTSNKNLRGKNKELRLKLQAIETRANKEAEQMTVFDFAKFETKLFRKSSDKNSVKYHFQKAITQYLKESKVGTAESYKYTLKSLGEFSLNEKKCALDKLTFDTITVDWLNEYERFMLNKNKSITTISIYTRTLRVVFNNAIRESDISKDIYPFGTRKEGKYQISKTKKVKKALNSKQLKTLFDAEVMSEQEQLAKDFWFFSYACNGINFKDIALLKYSDIKNNSFTYFRAKTFGKSVEKTPITVYLNDFSKSVIEKYGSTNKNGYVFTIIQLKEDSTEQYKKVKNFTRLVNDYIKRIAKRYDLPNDISTYWARHSFASNSIRKGATMEFISEALNHSNLSVTKNYFAGFEDEAKKEFAKNILDF is encoded by the coding sequence ATGAATTGCAATATCTCCCTTTTTTTAGATACTAGGAGAAGTAAAGACAATAGTTCTTACCCTTTAAAACTCCGTGTTTATAACAAGTTCAACAAAAAGGTTAAACTTTACTCTTTAAACATTGATTTAACGGAAAAAGAATATCAAACTGTTTGGTTAAATACATCTAATAAAAATTTGAGAGGCAAAAACAAGGAGTTACGTTTAAAACTTCAAGCAATTGAAACAAGAGCGAACAAGGAAGCTGAACAAATGACTGTTTTTGATTTTGCTAAATTTGAAACTAAACTTTTTCGTAAATCATCTGATAAAAATAGTGTTAAGTATCATTTTCAAAAGGCTATAACCCAATATCTAAAGGAGAGCAAAGTTGGTACAGCAGAAAGCTACAAATACACTCTTAAATCGCTCGGAGAGTTTAGTTTAAACGAGAAAAAATGTGCTTTAGATAAACTTACCTTTGATACTATAACCGTTGACTGGCTAAATGAGTATGAAAGATTTATGTTAAATAAAAATAAGTCGATTACTACTATATCAATTTACACTAGAACCTTACGAGTAGTTTTTAATAATGCAATCCGAGAAAGTGATATTAGTAAAGATATTTATCCGTTCGGAACAAGAAAAGAGGGTAAATATCAAATATCAAAAACCAAAAAGGTAAAAAAGGCTTTAAACTCAAAGCAATTAAAAACTTTGTTCGATGCTGAGGTTATGAGTGAACAAGAACAACTTGCAAAAGATTTTTGGTTTTTTAGTTACGCTTGTAATGGTATTAACTTTAAAGACATTGCGTTGCTAAAGTATTCAGATATAAAGAACAATAGTTTCACTTATTTCAGAGCCAAAACCTTTGGCAAATCTGTTGAAAAAACACCAATAACTGTTTATTTAAACGACTTTTCTAAGAGTGTGATTGAAAAGTATGGTAGTACAAATAAAAATGGTTATGTGTTTACTATTATTCAGTTAAAAGAAGATAGTACAGAGCAGTATAAAAAAGTTAAAAACTTTACTAGATTAGTAAATGACTACATAAAAAGAATAGCTAAAAGGTACGATTTACCAAATGATATTTCTACATATTGGGCAAGGCACTCTTTTGCGTCGAACTCAATTCGTAAGGGTGCAACTATGGAGTTTATTAGTGAGGCTTTAAATCATAGTAATTTAAGTGTTACAAAAAATTACTTTGCAGGGTTTGAAGATGAAGCCAAAAAGGAGTTTGCAAAAAATATACTTGATTTTTAA
- a CDS encoding TonB-dependent receptor, which produces MYSQVKEDKIPLKIALAKLEEVYDIKFSYSDDVVRNKNVFIKDYKVSLDLILQNLEKQSKLIFKKSTSRYFLILEKNPINNYSLCGYIKDRYTKKPIEGVSIYNSEKTVGSISDLKGYFELRGMKEGDSFFIAYTGYKTIKKKVISFNIRKCNTYEIEEYSAELDEVLITSYLVNGITKNKNGSIGIRPQLRDILPGLTEPDILQSIQLLPGIVSPNETSSGLHIRGGTPDQNLVLFDGIRVYNPAHFFGMISAFNPYIIDEVNVLSDGVGAQYGNHVSGVIDIRTNSQVAKETKATLGTNLTHADAYLQMPLWDKASILISGRRSLSDILETSTFRSLARKVFQNTIIDQNEKSDVDQVFEKDNNFYFQDFNTKLIFDIGEKDQLMVHQLFVSNKLNYSFGLTDGSFLQNDRLNVKNFGFGANWLRKWNKKLSQKTTFYFSDYNLDYKFNGEQNVDPVLTQGSIKKNSIKEFSFKTELENKFRKNHQISYGFELINNDVSYNLGRTYSFSPESNYNIEEVSSSTIYALYGNYVYEKEDKINIRIGLRNTYFSLENVFFVTPRLYTQFKVFPNFWTNFSYEKKQQNISQIIEFSTNDFGLENYVWSLSNKNEIPILKSDQFSSGLVFRKNDWMIDVNVYHKKINGLTSLGQSVATNANIIANGSSTSKGINFLLKKRFNDYTSWISYSYGDTKFTFPQTNEGNPFSGNNDITHRLRWSHNYKVGNFDFSLGWVYRTGIPFTEVLERNNNGTQEFFFGDINGRRLANYQRLDFSSTYQFNISKNRKWKGKLGVSFLNMLDRSNKLQRSFFLTSDENFNTVLGTTDTVSLGFTPNVMFRIIYN; this is translated from the coding sequence ATGTATTCCCAAGTAAAAGAAGATAAAATTCCTTTGAAAATAGCCTTGGCCAAACTCGAAGAGGTTTATGATATAAAATTTTCTTATTCGGATGACGTAGTGCGGAATAAAAATGTTTTTATAAAAGACTACAAAGTTTCTTTAGATCTTATTCTACAAAACCTAGAAAAACAATCTAAACTCATTTTTAAAAAATCTACAAGTCGTTACTTTTTAATTCTAGAGAAAAATCCGATAAATAATTATTCTCTATGCGGTTATATTAAAGATAGATATACGAAAAAGCCTATTGAAGGAGTAAGTATTTATAATTCAGAGAAAACGGTTGGGTCAATTTCAGACTTAAAAGGGTATTTTGAATTAAGAGGAATGAAAGAGGGTGACAGTTTTTTTATTGCATACACGGGCTATAAAACAATTAAAAAGAAAGTTATTTCATTCAATATTAGGAAGTGTAATACCTATGAAATAGAAGAGTATTCAGCGGAGTTAGATGAGGTTTTAATAACAAGTTATCTAGTAAATGGAATTACAAAGAACAAAAACGGCTCTATTGGGATTCGTCCTCAACTACGCGATATTCTCCCGGGATTAACTGAACCTGATATTTTGCAAAGTATTCAGTTGTTACCAGGAATAGTTAGTCCAAACGAAACTTCTTCTGGATTGCATATTCGTGGTGGAACGCCAGACCAGAACCTAGTACTTTTTGATGGAATTCGTGTTTATAATCCAGCGCATTTTTTTGGAATGATTTCAGCATTTAATCCTTACATTATTGATGAGGTTAATGTTCTTAGTGATGGTGTAGGAGCACAATACGGAAATCATGTGTCTGGAGTGATTGATATCAGAACAAATTCGCAAGTTGCAAAAGAAACAAAGGCCACCCTTGGAACAAACCTTACTCACGCTGATGCTTATTTGCAAATGCCATTATGGGATAAAGCTTCGATACTTATCTCTGGAAGACGTTCTTTGTCTGATATCTTGGAAACCTCAACTTTTCGAAGTTTAGCGAGGAAAGTCTTTCAAAATACTATTATTGATCAGAATGAAAAGAGTGATGTAGACCAAGTTTTTGAAAAGGATAATAACTTCTATTTTCAAGATTTTAACACAAAATTGATTTTTGACATCGGAGAAAAGGACCAATTAATGGTGCATCAACTTTTCGTAAGTAATAAGTTAAATTATTCTTTTGGATTAACTGATGGTTCTTTTTTGCAGAATGATCGACTGAATGTTAAGAATTTTGGTTTTGGGGCAAATTGGTTGAGAAAATGGAATAAGAAATTGTCTCAAAAGACTACCTTCTACTTTTCCGACTATAACTTAGATTATAAGTTTAATGGAGAGCAAAATGTAGATCCTGTGCTTACTCAAGGTTCGATTAAAAAGAATTCAATTAAGGAGTTTAGTTTCAAAACTGAACTGGAAAATAAATTTCGAAAAAATCATCAAATTAGTTACGGTTTTGAATTGATAAATAATGATGTTTCCTATAATTTGGGTAGAACTTATTCTTTTTCTCCAGAAAGTAATTATAATATAGAAGAAGTCAGTTCAAGTACAATCTATGCTTTGTATGGTAATTATGTCTATGAAAAGGAGGATAAAATTAATATTCGAATCGGTTTAAGAAACACCTATTTTTCATTGGAAAATGTGTTTTTTGTTACTCCTAGATTGTATACTCAGTTTAAAGTTTTTCCAAATTTCTGGACTAATTTTTCTTATGAGAAAAAGCAACAAAACATAAGTCAAATCATAGAGTTTTCTACAAACGATTTCGGCTTAGAAAATTATGTTTGGAGTTTATCTAATAAAAATGAAATACCAATTTTAAAGTCTGATCAGTTTTCAAGTGGATTAGTATTTAGGAAAAATGATTGGATGATAGATGTTAATGTCTATCATAAAAAGATTAATGGACTGACATCACTGGGGCAAAGTGTGGCTACAAATGCTAATATTATTGCGAACGGTTCCAGTACTTCTAAAGGAATTAATTTCTTATTGAAAAAACGCTTTAATGATTATACTTCCTGGATCAGTTATAGCTATGGAGATACTAAGTTTACTTTTCCACAAACAAATGAAGGAAATCCATTCTCCGGAAATAACGATATTACACATCGTTTAAGATGGTCTCATAATTACAAGGTTGGGAATTTTGATTTTTCCTTGGGTTGGGTGTATAGAACAGGTATTCCTTTTACTGAGGTTTTAGAGCGAAATAATAATGGAACGCAAGAGTTTTTCTTTGGAGATATTAATGGGAGAAGATTAGCTAACTACCAAAGATTAGATTTCTCGTCAACTTATCAATTTAATATTTCCAAAAATAGAAAGTGGAAAGGAAAACTAGGTGTTTCTTTCTTAAATATGTTGGACAGAAGTAATAAGTTGCAGCGAAGTTTCTTTTTAACGAGTGATGAGAATTTTAATACTGTTTTAGGAACAACAGATACGGTTTCTCTTGGCTTTACTCCTAATGTAATGTTTAGGATTATTTATAACTAA
- a CDS encoding RNA polymerase sigma factor: MRHEESICEPKVFKNVFDAHSEGLRNYLYYKSGDLDMAEDLVQESFVKLWKSCAKVSVLKAKSFLFTVGRNLFLNVVAHKKVVLNHQKQTLKQYTSETPEFILEEKEFMKKLQDAIADLSEKQREVFLLNRIDKKTYTEIAEIVGVSVKAVEKRMSLALKSLREKIELL; encoded by the coding sequence ATGAGGCACGAAGAGTCAATATGTGAACCAAAGGTGTTCAAAAATGTTTTTGACGCTCATTCTGAAGGGTTAAGAAATTACTTGTACTATAAGTCAGGCGATTTGGATATGGCGGAAGACTTGGTACAAGAAAGTTTTGTAAAGCTTTGGAAAAGTTGTGCTAAAGTTTCTGTGTTAAAAGCTAAATCCTTTTTATTTACTGTTGGAAGAAACTTGTTTTTAAATGTTGTTGCTCATAAAAAAGTTGTATTAAATCATCAAAAGCAAACATTAAAACAATATACGAGTGAAACACCAGAATTTATTTTAGAAGAGAAAGAATTTATGAAGAAATTGCAAGATGCAATTGCAGATTTATCTGAAAAACAAAGAGAAGTATTTTTGTTGAACAGAATTGACAAAAAAACTTACACTGAGATTGCTGAGATTGTTGGTGTTTCTGTTAAAGCTGTGGAAAAAAGAATGTCTTTGGCCTTAAAGAGCTTGAGAGAGAAAATTGAATTACTATAA
- a CDS encoding SsrA-binding protein, with amino-acid sequence MKKPIFKALARINKTVLPSFTKKQLDISKASKFQLAIIGWRAFVTMNSLD; translated from the coding sequence ATGAAAAAACCTATTTTTAAGGCATTAGCCAGGATCAACAAAACTGTTTTACCATCGTTTACGAAAAAACAGTTAGACATTTCTAAAGCATCCAAATTTCAATTGGCCATAATTGGATGGAGAGCTTTTGTAACAATGAATTCTTTAGATTAA
- a CDS encoding glutamine synthetase beta-grasp domain-containing protein, whose product MAKSKLEYIWLDGYYPTQNMRSKTKVVEDFSGKLEDCPVWSFDGSSTKQAEGGDSDCLLKPVAIYPDPARNNGFLVMTEVLNSDGTAHESNARATIDDDDNDFWFGFEQEYFIMDTHTQLPLGFPIGGYPGPQGMYYCSVGGKNTHGRDFVEEHADLCIAAGLNFEGINQEVASGQWEFQLFAKGAKKAGDEIWVARYLLDRLTEKYGYYIEYHPKPVKGDWNGSGMHANFSNTLLRTCGSQETYEKVCEAFRPVTSEHIEVYGEYNDQRLTGLHETASINDFSYGISDRGASIRIPIITVEKGWKGWLEDRRPASNADPYKVAGRIVETVKKAKI is encoded by the coding sequence ATGGCTAAGTCAAAATTAGAGTACATTTGGTTGGATGGATATTATCCAACTCAAAACATGCGTAGCAAAACTAAAGTTGTAGAAGATTTTAGTGGGAAATTAGAGGACTGTCCAGTTTGGTCTTTTGACGGTTCTTCAACAAAACAAGCTGAAGGTGGAGACTCAGATTGTTTATTAAAGCCAGTCGCTATTTACCCTGATCCTGCCCGTAATAATGGATTTTTAGTAATGACAGAAGTATTAAACTCCGATGGAACTGCTCATGAGTCTAACGCGAGAGCCACTATTGATGATGATGATAATGATTTCTGGTTTGGATTTGAACAAGAATATTTCATTATGGATACTCACACTCAATTACCTTTAGGATTCCCTATTGGTGGTTACCCAGGGCCTCAAGGAATGTACTACTGTTCTGTTGGTGGAAAAAACACTCATGGTCGTGATTTCGTTGAGGAGCATGCAGATTTATGTATCGCAGCTGGTTTAAACTTTGAAGGAATTAACCAAGAGGTCGCTTCTGGACAATGGGAATTTCAATTATTTGCTAAAGGTGCGAAGAAAGCTGGAGATGAAATTTGGGTAGCTCGTTATTTATTAGATAGATTAACTGAAAAGTATGGTTACTATATTGAATATCATCCTAAACCAGTGAAAGGAGATTGGAATGGATCAGGTATGCATGCTAACTTTTCAAATACATTGTTAAGAACTTGCGGAAGTCAAGAAACTTATGAAAAAGTTTGCGAAGCATTTAGACCTGTAACTTCAGAACACATTGAGGTATACGGAGAATATAATGATCAACGTTTAACTGGATTACACGAAACTGCTTCAATAAATGACTTCAGTTATGGAATTTCAGACAGAGGAGCTTCTATTAGAATTCCAATTATTACTGTAGAGAAAGGGTGGAAAGGATGGTTAGAAGATCGTCGTCCAGCATCGAATGCAGACCCATACAAAGTTGCAGGCAGAATTGTTGAAACAGTAAAAAAGGCAAAAATTTAA
- a CDS encoding helix-turn-helix domain-containing protein, with the protein MLESITFEMLPHAVAILLNEVSELKGLLSQEKENIPKHESSEQFFNVRQTANFLGLTSATIYSKVSRKELPFMKRNGRLYFSKQELLDYLKEGKVNHQDSVSDEVDELLSNNKKGLRYGK; encoded by the coding sequence ATGCTAGAGAGTATAACATTTGAAATGCTACCACATGCCGTAGCAATCTTACTTAACGAAGTAAGTGAATTAAAAGGTTTGTTAAGTCAGGAAAAAGAAAACATACCGAAACATGAGTCGTCTGAACAATTTTTCAACGTTCGGCAAACAGCTAATTTTTTAGGGTTAACCTCTGCAACAATTTACTCAAAAGTATCAAGAAAAGAGTTGCCATTTATGAAAAGAAACGGTCGTTTGTACTTTTCAAAACAGGAGTTGTTAGATTACTTAAAAGAGGGTAAAGTAAATCATCAAGATTCTGTTTCTGATGAGGTTGATGAGTTGTTGTCTAATAATAAAAAAGGGTTGCGCTATGGAAAATAA
- a CDS encoding FecR family protein — protein MKEEFDGTFLSRWLNNELNDSELDEFKHHPYYALYQKIAMKSEELSVPTYNKEKLYSRVQREISESKKGKVKNLYTKLSIGVVASIAILFTVFQLYNSGTTHTTSFGEQMALNLPDGSEVLLNSKSEISYNETTWTTNRMIELKGEAFFKVQKGSNFVVNTDMGSVTVLGTQFSIISKDDLIEVSCYEGEVKVDSEKKVIFLTKGKAYRSINGISEKWKFNGIEPSWKNGESSFVSIPLKYVIDAIENQYSVQIDASKINSENKFTGAFTHESLNIALETVFQPLKIEAKIVDKSRIILVKK, from the coding sequence ATGAAGGAAGAGTTCGATGGTACTTTTTTATCACGTTGGTTAAACAACGAACTAAATGATTCTGAGTTGGATGAATTTAAACATCATCCATATTATGCATTGTATCAAAAAATAGCAATGAAGTCAGAAGAATTAAGTGTTCCAACATATAACAAAGAAAAACTTTACTCAAGAGTTCAGAGAGAAATTTCCGAATCTAAAAAGGGTAAAGTTAAAAACCTATATACTAAATTATCCATCGGAGTAGTGGCTTCAATCGCAATTTTATTTACCGTCTTTCAATTATATAACTCCGGAACTACACACACTACAAGTTTTGGGGAACAAATGGCTTTGAATTTGCCTGATGGCTCAGAGGTTTTATTAAATTCTAAGTCAGAAATTTCCTACAATGAGACAACTTGGACAACAAATAGAATGATAGAACTTAAAGGTGAGGCATTTTTCAAAGTACAAAAAGGGAGTAACTTTGTTGTAAATACCGATATGGGGTCTGTTACTGTTTTAGGCACGCAATTTAGCATAATTTCTAAGGATGATTTAATAGAAGTTAGTTGTTATGAAGGAGAGGTTAAAGTAGATTCTGAAAAAAAAGTGATATTTTTGACTAAAGGGAAAGCGTATAGAAGTATAAACGGAATTTCGGAAAAATGGAAATTTAATGGAATAGAACCTTCTTGGAAGAATGGAGAAAGTTCTTTTGTTAGCATTCCCTTGAAATACGTTATTGATGCCATTGAAAATCAGTATAGTGTTCAAATTGATGCATCTAAAATAAATTCAGAAAATAAATTTACTGGTGCATTTACGCACGAAAGCTTAAACATTGCTTTAGAGACTGTATTTCAACCATTAAAAATTGAAGCTAAAATTGTAGATAAAAGCAGAATTATACTCGTTAAAAAATAA
- a CDS encoding putative signal transducing protein, whose translation MSGYIKLFSGTSILVNRLAYILDEIGIASIVKDNKESGRLAGFGTLGQSVDLLINEGDYDKAKDSFENFKKEISK comes from the coding sequence ATGAGTGGTTATATCAAGTTATTTTCAGGTACATCTATTTTAGTAAATAGATTGGCTTATATTTTAGATGAAATAGGGATTGCATCTATTGTTAAGGACAATAAGGAATCTGGCAGATTAGCGGGTTTTGGAACCTTAGGCCAATCTGTTGATTTATTAATTAATGAAGGAGATTATGATAAAGCGAAAGATTCTTTTGAAAATTTTAAGAAAGAAATTTCCAAATAG
- a CDS encoding calcium/sodium antiporter, with protein sequence MSIVYIILGLFLLVVGGEFLVRSSVGLSFKLNLSKMVIGMTVVSFATSAPELLVSLQAAMDGSPAIALNNVIGSNIANIGLVLGITAIIVPIIVSKDFYKLNWPVMMVFSLFLFYFLKNDGFLTRIEGLSLFLGLILFLVILVKSTQEEEENDEVDDKLATVGYSKILFWLAIGGLALYFGSEFLVDGAKTLAKSAGVSEGVISITMIAIGTSVPELAASVIAAVKGEKAISLGNLIGSNIFNIASVLGLTSLVKDIPVTEPQILERDIFWMLGFAFMILPIVFMPKQFRLDRIKGLVLFLSYVAFIYLVAFK encoded by the coding sequence ATGAGTATTGTTTACATTATTTTAGGATTGTTCTTATTGGTAGTTGGTGGGGAGTTTTTAGTGAGATCGTCGGTAGGTCTCTCCTTTAAGTTGAATCTTTCTAAAATGGTGATTGGGATGACGGTTGTTTCATTTGCTACCTCAGCACCAGAACTTTTGGTGAGTTTACAGGCTGCTATGGATGGATCTCCTGCCATCGCTTTAAATAATGTTATTGGCTCCAATATTGCTAATATTGGTCTGGTTTTAGGAATTACAGCAATTATTGTTCCTATTATAGTGAGTAAAGATTTTTATAAACTTAATTGGCCTGTGATGATGGTTTTCTCTCTTTTTTTGTTCTATTTTCTTAAGAATGATGGATTTTTAACAAGAATTGAAGGTTTAAGCTTATTCTTAGGTTTAATATTATTTCTTGTTATATTGGTTAAGTCAACTCAAGAAGAGGAGGAGAATGATGAAGTAGATGATAAGTTAGCTACAGTTGGTTATAGTAAAATCTTGTTTTGGCTTGCCATTGGCGGATTGGCTTTGTATTTTGGTTCGGAATTTCTAGTTGATGGAGCGAAAACACTTGCTAAAAGTGCTGGTGTTAGTGAAGGTGTAATTTCTATCACTATGATTGCAATAGGAACAAGTGTTCCAGAATTAGCAGCTTCCGTGATTGCTGCGGTAAAAGGTGAAAAAGCTATATCACTTGGAAATTTAATTGGATCTAATATTTTTAATATTGCCTCAGTTTTGGGATTAACTTCTTTGGTTAAAGATATTCCAGTAACTGAGCCTCAAATTTTGGAGAGAGATATATTCTGGATGCTTGGTTTTGCTTTTATGATTTTACCTATAGTTTTTATGCCAAAACAATTTAGACTTGATAGAATTAAGGGTTTGGTTCTTTTTCTATCCTACGTCGCTTTTATTTATTTAGTTGCCTTTAAATAA
- a CDS encoding T9SS type A sorting domain-containing protein, with translation MKKNIILFASLFLHQLTTSSQENNWRTAPLTESSNFYSIVKSHKESLKNIRQRTDRKSKKEITQFERWVNFWQDRILPDGTFVSAFHNYNEWSKENERHSFLEKSSTTWNLVGPVKLPTSSISFYPGMGRINTVAFNDSDVTTMYVGTPGGGVWKTTNRGKNWTAKGDNFSNMGVSDIIIDPTNTDILYLATGDWDGVQNRSLGVLKSNDAGETWNFTGLTFTLGQNNRISKLLIDPNNTNTIFATTVNSIKKSDDGGATWNDVFTQTGATFNDIQYKVGSRRTMYATSNFGSFYISKDNGKTWEVASNVTAGRLDFALTAKNPNLIITVDRNGVIRRSTDDGSNWTTVSTINQFESQGGYNIAIAISPIDENLILVGGIEGWRSKNGGATWEQYLDGYWVNGKPYFYVHSDHHDIKFVPGTNIAFSTNDGGIFRGDASKDIPWSDLSEGIAITQYYNVSGTPQNARKLIMGAKDNDIAVYDGATFKGENPGSDGVEGLWDYSNSNIAWTCSQAGILRRTLNGFTTTTQRLSTPSGAPFVWELEIHPTDPKTIFGGFGDIYKSTDRGNNWTNLNSGVGSIEFMSIAPSNPNVIYVSGSLGVKRTTDGGSTWTSITIPTFGRVKSIEVHPTNPQEVYLAYSGYGSGKVYKSTNSGSSWTNITASLPNIPTHKIVYKTGTTDGELFLATDLGVYYWTNTKNDWVRLGIGLPNVIVHDIEIHYGTEKIRAATYGRGVWEASIEASALGTSDPLLPDNSVTVYPNPTSSKTFTISMNELNGEKQIKIYNIIGSVVQDMSTTKTSEKFNLSKFSNGMYIIKITNEGKNLTKKIILK, from the coding sequence ATGAAAAAAAATATAATTTTATTTGCCTCTCTTTTTTTACATCAACTCACTACTTCATCACAGGAAAATAATTGGAGAACAGCTCCTTTAACAGAGAGTAGTAATTTTTACTCAATTGTAAAGTCGCATAAAGAATCACTTAAAAATATTCGTCAGCGTACAGATAGAAAAAGCAAAAAAGAAATAACGCAATTTGAAAGATGGGTTAACTTTTGGCAAGATAGAATTTTACCAGATGGTACTTTCGTTTCTGCTTTTCACAATTATAATGAGTGGAGTAAAGAAAATGAACGTCATTCGTTTTTAGAAAAAAGTTCGACTACATGGAACTTAGTTGGACCTGTTAAACTTCCAACTTCGTCTATTTCTTTTTACCCAGGAATGGGACGTATAAATACAGTTGCCTTTAATGATTCTGATGTTACAACCATGTATGTTGGAACTCCTGGAGGAGGTGTTTGGAAGACAACTAATAGAGGAAAAAATTGGACAGCTAAAGGAGATAACTTCTCAAATATGGGAGTTTCTGATATTATTATAGATCCGACAAACACTGATATTTTATACCTAGCAACTGGAGATTGGGATGGTGTTCAAAATCGATCATTAGGTGTTTTAAAATCAAATGATGCTGGAGAAACTTGGAACTTCACAGGCTTGACTTTTACATTAGGGCAGAATAACCGAATTAGCAAATTACTTATAGATCCGAATAATACTAATACTATTTTCGCAACAACAGTTAATAGTATAAAAAAATCAGACGATGGCGGGGCTACTTGGAACGATGTTTTCACACAAACTGGTGCTACATTTAACGACATTCAGTACAAGGTAGGAAGTCGCAGAACAATGTATGCTACTTCTAATTTTGGAAGTTTTTACATCTCAAAAGATAACGGTAAAACATGGGAAGTAGCATCGAATGTTACAGCAGGCAGGCTTGATTTCGCGCTAACAGCCAAAAATCCAAACTTAATTATAACTGTTGACAGAAACGGTGTAATCAGACGCTCAACTGACGACGGTTCAAATTGGACAACAGTTTCAACTATTAATCAATTCGAATCGCAAGGTGGTTATAATATCGCAATAGCAATTTCTCCGATAGACGAAAATTTAATTCTAGTTGGAGGAATCGAAGGATGGAGATCTAAAAATGGAGGTGCTACCTGGGAACAATATCTTGACGGTTACTGGGTAAATGGCAAACCATATTTTTATGTTCATTCAGATCATCATGACATTAAGTTTGTTCCTGGAACTAACATTGCATTCTCAACAAATGATGGTGGTATTTTTAGAGGAGATGCTTCAAAAGATATTCCTTGGTCAGACCTATCGGAAGGAATTGCTATTACTCAATATTATAACGTTTCTGGAACTCCTCAAAATGCAAGGAAGTTAATAATGGGAGCTAAAGATAACGATATAGCTGTTTATGATGGAGCTACTTTTAAAGGTGAAAACCCAGGTAGTGACGGTGTTGAAGGATTATGGGACTATTCCAACTCAAACATCGCTTGGACTTGTAGTCAAGCAGGAATATTAAGAAGAACCTTAAACGGTTTTACAACTACAACTCAAAGGTTATCTACTCCATCAGGAGCTCCATTTGTATGGGAGCTTGAAATTCACCCAACTGATCCTAAAACTATTTTCGGAGGATTTGGAGATATTTACAAATCAACAGATAGAGGAAACAATTGGACAAACTTAAATTCTGGTGTTGGATCTATAGAATTTATGTCCATTGCTCCTTCGAATCCTAACGTAATTTATGTTTCTGGTAGTTTAGGAGTAAAAAGAACTACTGATGGAGGATCAACTTGGACTTCCATTACTATTCCAACATTTGGAAGAGTTAAAAGTATTGAAGTTCATCCAACAAATCCTCAAGAAGTATATCTAGCCTATTCTGGTTATGGAAGTGGAAAAGTTTATAAATCAACAAATTCAGGAAGTTCATGGACGAACATCACTGCATCATTACCGAACATCCCCACTCATAAAATCGTTTATAAAACTGGGACCACAGATGGCGAATTATTCTTAGCTACAGATCTTGGTGTTTATTATTGGACAAACACCAAAAATGATTGGGTAAGATTAGGAATAGGCTTACCAAACGTAATTGTTCATGACATTGAAATACATTATGGAACAGAGAAAATTAGAGCGGCGACATATGGTAGAGGAGTTTGGGAAGCGTCAATAGAAGCTTCTGCTTTAGGAACATCTGATCCATTATTACCAGATAACTCAGTGACTGTTTACCCGAATCCAACATCGAGTAAAACCTTTACAATAAGTATGAATGAATTAAATGGAGAAAAGCAGATAAAAATCTACAACATTATTGGTAGTGTTGTTCAAGATATGAGTACAACGAAGACGTCGGAGAAATTCAATCTTTCAAAATTTTCCAACGGAATGTACATTATCAAGATCACAAACGAAGGAAAGAATTTGACTAAAAAAATAATTTTAAAATAA